The nucleotide window CCCGTTGACCTTCGCGCCCCGGCAGCAGTGTCCGATATCGGTGTGTATGTGGTAGGCGAAATCCAGCGGCGTACCGCCCATGGGCAGATCGACGACATCGCCGCGTGGACTGATGGCGTAGATTCGGTCTTCGAATATTTCGCTCTGGACACGGCTCAGAAAATCCTCGTCGCTGACGTCGTTTTCAACCGGCTCCAGCAAACGGCGCAGCCAGACGACTTTCTGAGCGAAAGCGCTGTCGCGTTTGCCACGTTCCTTGTATTGCCAATGCGCCGCCACCCCGAGTTCGGCATGCTGATGCATTTCCGCGGTTCGAATCTGGATTTCCAGCGCTTTGCCGTGTGGACCGATGACCGCTGTATGCAGTGACCGATACAGGTTTTCTTTTGGCGTTGCGATGTAATCGTCAAATTCGCCCTGAATATACGGCCAGGTGCCGTGCACGACGCCCAATGCGGCGTAACAGTCGGCAACGCTGCCAACCATGATGCGGATGGCCCGGATATCCAGCACCTGCTCGAAGGCAAGGTTGTTGCGCTGCATTTTCCGCCAGATGCTGTAGATGTGCTTTGGCCGGCCACTGATTTTTGCGCTGACTCCTGCTTTTGCCAGTTCTTTGTGCAGCGAAGTCTGTACACGTCCGATATAAGTCTCGCGGTCTTCGCGCTTTTCCCTAAGGTCACGAGCGATCCGGCGATAGTGCTCGGGTTCCAGGTAGCGAAACGCCAGATCCTCAAGTTCCCACTTCAGCTGCCAGATACCCAGCCGGTTGGCCAAAGGGGCGAAAACGATCCGCGTTTCGGTTGCCGCACGGCGTTGCTCGGCGACCGGCGATGTCTTCAGGGAGCGCATGCGATAGAGCTGGTCTGCCAGGCGAACCAGCACCAGCCGGACGTCGCTAACGACGGTCAGTAACATTTTTCTGAGCGCCTCGGCCTGGTCGCCGCCCAGCCCGCCATGTTCCGGGATATCGCCCGGGATACGGGTGCGATCCAGTTTAACGAGCTGGTCTGTCAGTCTGGCAACGGATAAGCCAAATTGCGCTTCAACCTGGTCATGCGACAGGCAGCCGGACGTTAGGGCCGGGAAAAGGGCGGCGGCGCTGATTATCGCCTGGTCGGCGCCGAGCTTTGTCACGGTATCCGCAACCGCGGCAGCCCGGACCAGGCAGCATCGGCCTGTCTCGCCTTTGGCGGCCAGTTTGCCGGTCAGCCAGACCATCGTGCCGGCAAAAGATTCCGGGTTTTTTTCGGGCATTTTTCGAGTCGTTCCAGCGCGTACTTTTTTGGTGTTCGACCAGGGGAATACCGGTATCATATGCGACTTCATCATAGCTTACCGTCAGGGGGTTCTGCATGCGGGTTTTTCTGTTGTTTATGGGTTTATTGCTGCTGCCTTTGGTCAGTCATCCAGAGAGCCTCGAAATCAGTGCGAATGACGACGCCGCCAAATTCGGGTTTGGCTGGTACCTGGGTCAGCAACGCCTGGCGATGGATGTTTCCTGGCTGCATCACCAGGACCAGGGGGATGTGATCAGCCTGGGGGTGAACGTGACGGGATTTGCCAGCAGTGGTCAGAGCCCGGTCGAAGCAGGTCTGGGCGGAAAACTTGTGTATACCGATTCAGACAATCTTAATCTCGACGGCGGCGCATTGGCGCCGGGAGGTTTCATTTCCTATACCTTGCCAAACTCGAACCGGTTCACCTTATACGGGCATTTGTATTTCGCACCCGATATCCTGACTTTCGGGGACAACGAGACCTACCGGGAAATAGAGTTCCGCCTGTACTACTCGGTGATCGATGATGCCGAGCTTTTCCTGGGTATTCGAAATGTCCATGTCGGCTATGATTTGGGCCCGAGCGTGAATTTCGATACCGGCCTCAATCTTGGCCTGAAGATGAGGTTCTAGGCCCGCCATGGCAGGTCACAGCAAGTGGGCAAATATTCAGCATCGCAAGGGCGCCCAGGACAAAAAACGCGGCAAGCTGTTTACCAAGCTGATCCGTGAAATCACCATAGCGGCACGGATGGGCGGGCCTGACCCGGATGCCAATCCCAGGCTGCGCACGGCGATTGACAAAGCCAGGGGCCAAAGCATGCCAAAAGACAATATCGAAAGGGCGGTCAAGAGAGGGTCGGGTGACACAGAGGGCGTCGATTACGAGGAAATTCGTTATGAAGGGTATGGCCCGGGCGGGGTCGCGGTGATGGTGGATTGCCTGACCGACAATCGAAACCGAACGGTAGCCGAGGTTCGGCATGCCTTTGCCAAGTACGGAGGCAACCTCGGAGCGGATGGATCGGTCGCCTACCTGTTTAATCATGTGGGCCAGATCAGCCTGGCCGGAGGCGCGGATGAAGATCGTGTCATGGAAGTCGCGCTCGAGGCGGGCGCCGAGGATGTCATCGGCAATGATGATTCTTCGTTCGATGTGATCACCGACCCGCAGGAATTCGAGGCGATCAGGAACGCATTGGCGGCGGCCGGTCTTGAAGCGGAATCGTCCGAAATTACGCACTGGGCCAGCACCTCCGCCGAACTGGGCGAAAAAGATGCCGCGCAGATGATCAAGTTGCTGGAAGCGCTCGAGGACCTGGACGACGTCCAGAACGTTTACTCCAACGCAGACATTTCGGAAGAAATCCTGGCGAGCTTATGACCATGGAATTGCAACGGTCGAAATATTCGCAATGAGCGGCGGTGTTCGCATACTGGGCATTGACCCCGGTTCACGGGTGACCGGGTTTGGCCTGATCGTTGCCGATGGCCCCCGGTACAGCTACGTTGCATCCGGGTGCATCCGGACGCCGTCCGGCGATTTTGCCGGTCGCCTGCGGGAAATCTATCAGCAGGTTGGCGAGGTCAGCCGGGAACATCAACCGGATGAGGTGGCAATCGAAAGCGTTTTCCTCAGCAAGAATGCAGCCACGGCGTTAAAACTGGGGCAGGCGAGAGCAGCGGCAATGTGCGCGACATTTGCGCTTGACCTGCCGATTTTCGAATATGCGCCCAGGCAGATCAAGCGATCGGTCGTCGGCACAGGCAAGGCGGAAAAGGTCCAGGTCGAGCACATGGTCAAGGTGTTGTTAAAACTCAAGGGCCCGATCCAGAGCGATGCCGCCGATGCACTGGCCGTGGCGCTTTGCCACGCCAACGTCAGGGACAGCGCGATTCACCGCGCTGCGGCGCAGGTGCAGGCATGATCGGGTTTATTCGTGGCCGCCTGGTCGAGAAAAAACCGCCGCTGCTGTTGGTGGATGTCGCCGGTATCGGCTACGAAATAGAGGTGCCGTTGTCGACTTTGTACGAATTACCCGAAGTCGGTTTGGAAGTCGCCTTGAAAACGCATCTCCTGGTGCGGGAAGATGCTCATGTTCTGTTCGGTTTTGCCAGCGATGCCGAACGCAGCCTGTTTCGGAGCTTACTGAAGATCTCCGGCGTTGGGGCGCGACTGGCTTTGGCGATACTGTCGGGTAGCAGCGTCGATGGCTTCGTCCGTTGTGTCGAGGAACAGGACATAACCTCGCTGGTCAAGATTCCGGGGGTCGGCAAAAAGACCGCGGAACGACTGGTGATGGAAATGCGCGACCGCTTGCGTGATCTTGGCCATATTCCCGGTGCGGGCAAATCCGGCTCGGGAACTACGGAACCTGCCGACGAGGCATTTGGTGCGCTGGTCGCGCTGGGATACAAACCCGCCGAGGTCACTCGTATGATAGCCAGTGTCGATGCTGCGGACATGAATACCGAGGAACTGATTCGGCAGGTTCTGAAACAGGCTGCGCGATAAACTTATGCTGGAACAAGACAGACTCATCAGTACCGGTGGCAATCCCGAAGACGAGGCTTTTGACCGAGCCATTCGTCCCCGCCTGCTCAAAGACTTCGTCGGTCAGGCTATCGTCAAAAAGCAGATGGATATATTTATCCGGGCTGCCCGCAATCGCGAGCAAGCCATGGATCACGTACTGATATTCGGCCCCCCTGGCCTGGGCAAGACAACCTTGGCGCATGTCATCGCCAATGAACTCAACGTCAATCTACGCCATACCTCGGGCCCGGTTCTGGAGCGCCCTGGAGATCTGGCCGCTTTGCTCACCAATCTGGAGCCCCATGACGTTTTGTTCATCGACGAGATTCACCGGCTGAGCCCGATCGTCGAGGAGATACTGTACCCGGCTTTGGAGGATTTCCAGCTCGATATCATGATCGGCGAAGGCCCGTCGGCCCGTTCGATCAAGCTCGATCTGCCGCCATTCACACTGGTCGGTGCGACGACCAGGGCGGGGCTGCTGACCTCGCCGTTAAGGGATCGATTCGGCATCGTCCAGCGGCTGGAATTTTACAGCACCGATGAATTGGCTTTTATCGTGCGCCGCTCAGCTGGCATTTTGAATCTGAAAATCGAGGAACGGGGTGCAATGCAGATTGCATCGCGGTCCCGGGGTACGCCCAGAATCGCCAATCGCCTGCTGCGACGGGTTCGGGACTATGCCGAGGTCGAAGCCGATGGCGTGGTCACGGCGGATGTTTCAATTGCGGCGATGGATTTACTGGCGGTGGATCAGGAAGGATTCGATCTGCAGGACCGCAAGCTGCTGCTGACGATTATCGAAAAATTTGATGGCGGCCCGGTAGGAATTGACAGCCTGTCGGCTGCCCTGAGCGAGGAAAGGGGTACCATTGAGGAGGTACTTGAGCCTTTTCTTATTCAGCAAGGCTTCCTGATCCGTACATCGCGCGGGCGAATGGCGAGCGCTAATGCCTACCGCCATTTCGGTCTGGAGCCACCGGCCAAAGAGCGCACGGATCGGCTGCCCTTGTTCGACGACAAATAAAGGAACCCGGAATGAAGGCGGACTCTGCTGAGCAATCAGAAACGGCAAGACCTTTCTCCATTCGAGTTCGCGTTTATTACGAAGATACAGACGCCGCGGGGGTTGTTTATTACGCGAATTACCTGAAATTCATGGAGCGTGCGAGGACCGACCATTTGCGTGCCATGGGTATACGCCACGGCGACCAGAAGTCCGGGGAGAATCTTGCGTTCGTCGTGGTCAATGCAGACATCAGCTATCACCAACCGGCGCGACTGGATGACGAGTTATGGGTCAGTTCAGCGCTGCCCGAACTTGGCCGCAGCACCCTGGTTTTCGAGCAACAGGTCCGCCGGAACGGTGCAGACGGCGAATTGTTATGCAGCGGCCGTATTCGGGCGGCCTGCGTTTATGCGGATAGTTTCAAGCCACGATCGCTACCGGCCATCATGCGGGTCAGCAAGGAGAGCAACTGAATGAGCGGCGATTTATCATTTCTGGTTTTGATACTCGAGGCCAGCGTTATCGTACAGCTGGTACTGCTGTTGCTGGTGCTCGCGTCGGTGGCGTCATGGGCGATCATCCTGAAAAAACGCCGGGTGCTCAACCAGGCGATCAGCGGGGCCGATGCCTTTGAGCAACAATTCTGGTCCGGCGGCGATCTGACCGCCATGTATCAGGAGATCAACAAGAGGACCCAGGCGGCGACGGGCATGGAAAGCATTTTCGAGGGCGGTTTCCGCGAATTTGTTCGCCTGCGCTCTGAACCGGGAATCGACCAGGCCAAGATGATGGATGGCAGCCAAAGGGCGATGCGGGTCTCGCAGATGCGCGAGGTCGACCGCCTCGAACGCAATCTGGCCACGCTTGCCACGATCGGCTCGACAAGCCCGTATGTCGGCTTGTTCGGAACCGTGTGGGGGATCATGAACACATTCACCCAACTGGGTAAAGTGCAGCATGCGACGCTGGCCATGGTTGCACCCGGCATTGCGGAGGCACTGGTTGCGACGGCCATGGGTCTGTTTGCCGCGATCCCCGCGGTGATTGCCTATAACCGGTATGCAGACCAGGTAACGCGTCTCGAAAACCGCTACGACACTTTTGCCGAGGAGTTCGTATCGATCCTGCAACGCCATGCGCCGCGCAGCAAACCCGGGAGCTGATCATGGCAAGGAACAAGCAATTAAAATTGATGGGCGAGATAAATGTGGTCCCCTATATCGATGTCATGCTGGTGTTGCTGATCATATTCATGGTGACTGCGCCATTGCTGACGCAGGGAATAGAAGTGGAATTGCCCGATGCCGCGGCCGAGCCGCTGGACGACGACCTGTTGCGCGATCATCAACCATTGATTCTGAGCATCAATGCCGGTGGCGATCTCTTTTTGAATATAGGCAAGAACGAAGAACAGGCCATTGACGAGGTGACGGTGGTCGCACGAACGCTGGCAGTTCTGCGCCGTGAGCCGGAAACGCCTGTTCTGGTACGTGCCGATGAGACGGTGGCTTTTGGGCGGGTGGTGACCGCCATGGTGCTGTTGCAGCAGGCCGGCGCGAAAAAAGTCGGCTTTGTCACCGATCCACTGGAACAGCTCCCGGTCAGGAGAGAGTGACCGGCTATGTTCGGATTTTATCGCGAATACCGGGGTGCCTTGATCAAGTCCGTCGTCTTGCACCTGGTGATGTTCGGCTTGCTTGGCGTCAGCCTTGCGCGCAGCGCTGCATTTACCCCGCCGCCGCCACAGATCACGATCAAGGCGACCGTGGTAGACGAGCGACGAATACAGCAGGAAATAGCCGCCCTGGAGGAAGCTGAACAGGAGGTGCAACGGGCGGCGGATGCGAAACTCGCGGAAGCGCGCAGGCAAAGACAGCAAGAAGAGCGCCGGGCGAAGGCAGCTGTAGATAAGCGCCGCCAGGACCGGCTAAACGAGCAAAAACGCGCGGCGGCTGACCAGCGGCGGCGTGATGAGACGGAAGCCAGGGCGGCGCGCGAGTTGAAGGCTCTGCAAGAGCAGCGGAGCGTCGAACAAATCCGGCTGGCGCGACTGCGCCAGGAGCAGGAGCAGGCCGAGGAAGCGCGCCGCAGGGCGCAGGCCGACACAGAGGCCAGGTTGCAGGCGCAAATCGAGGCGGACCTCAAGGCAGAGCTGGCGCTGGAGCAGTCCAGACTGAATGCTGAAGAGGCGGGCCTGCTGGACCTGTACAAGGCGATGATTGAACAAAAGGTCAGGCGTAACTGGATTCGGCCGCCGAGCGCCCGCGCCGGGGTCGAGTGCACGGTGAATATCAGCCAGATTCCAGGTGGCGAAGTCATCAGCGTTCGCATCGCGGAGTGCAATGCCGATGAGGCGACCCGTCGTTCGATCGAGGCAGCCGTTTTCAAGGCGTCGCCATTGCCGGAGCCGCCCGATCCGAATTTGTTCGAACGAAATATCATTTTTATTTTCAAGCCTGAGAACTGACGGAGTCGTGCCTTGAAGAGACTTTTTGCCAATCTGCTGGGTGCGAGTTTGCTTGCCGGTTTTGCCGCCTCGGCCCAAGCCCAGTTAACCATCGAAATTACCGCAGGAGTCGACCAGGCGATGCCGATCGCGGTCGTGCCATTCGAGTGGCGGGGCGGGCTGGCCAGGCCACCGCTGGATGTGTCGGCCGTTATCGCTGCGGACCTGGCCAACAGCGGGCGTTTCGACACAATGGCTCCGCGCGACATGCTGGAAAAACCGGTCGACGAGCAGGGTATCGATTTCGAGGACTGGCGTTTGCTGGGTCTTGAGATCATCGTGGTTGGCCGGTTGTTGCCGCAAAGCGACGGCAACTATGTGATCCAGTTCGAAATGTTCGATCTGTTCAAACAAAAACGGCTGCTCGGATTCCGCCTGCCAAGTACCCGCACCGGGTTGCGCGCGGCGGCGCACCGAATCAGCGACCTGATCTATGAAAGGTTGACCGGGATCAAGGGAGCGTTCGCTACCCGGATCGCCTTTATCACGGTCCAGGGGCAGGGACCGGCGAAGCGCTATCGGCTGGTTGTTGCCGACGCCGACGGTTCGAACCACACCATCATCGTGGAATCGCCCGAGCCGCTGATGTCGCCGGCCTGGGCGCCCGATGGCGATCGAATTGCATACGTTTCCTTCGAGAGCGGCAAATCCGCGATCTATATCCAGGAACTCAGCACCGGCGAGCGTATCCGGGCATCGGGACGCGAGGGTGTCAACGGTGCACCGGCCTTTTCACCGGATGGGCGCAAGTTGGCGTTGACTTTGTCCCGCGATACCGGAAACCTGGATATCTATGTGCTCAACCTGGCGAACCAGGTCTTGACCCGAATTACGCGCAACCCGGCTATCGATACCGAGGCGACCTGGAACGCCGACGGATCAACAATATTTTTCACCTCCGATCGCAGCGGTGGCCCCCAGATCTACAAGGTCGAAATTGATGGCGGCGCCAAACGCCGCGTTACCTACGAAGGCAACTATAACGGGCGTTCGCGGCTGGCCCCGGATGACAAGGAAATGGCTGTCGTTCACAATGACCAGGGCGCGTTTCGTATTGCGCGGGTCAACCCCGACAACGGCAACCTCCTGGTGCTGACTGACGGTCAGCTCGATGAATCGCCGAGTTTTGCCCCCAACGGGGAAACCATTATTTATGCGACCCGGGTCGACGGGCGTGGTGTTTTAGCAACTGTTTCCATCGATGGCCGCATACACCGCAGAATTGCGGCCCAAGAGGGCGATGTTCGCGAACCCGCCTGGTCGCCGTATCCCGATTTTTAAATAGGCTAAACTATGCCGTGCGTGGGAACGCCCCGGACATGGTTTTGTCTGAATTACAGGAATTCATCAACAGGAAGGGTAAACATGCAGGCATTCAAAACGATCAGAATCAGTATTCTTTTGTCCCTGGGCATGCTCCTGGCGGCCTGTGGTGGCCAGTCAGCGACCCGGCCGGGCGATTTACCGGACATCGGCGCTCAGGACGCGCCCGGCAGCAGCCAGTCCGGAATGGCAGATCAGGCTAGCGGGGAGTTCGGTGAATTTGGCAGCGTTGGCGGTAAACCCAAAGAGCTCATCATTTATTTTGAGTACGATAAATCCGAGATCCTTGGCCAGTACGACAATGTACTGACTCGACACGCCTTATACCTTGCGGACAATTCACAGACCCGGGTCAGGCTGGAAGGACATGCCGATGAACGGGGGACGCGCGAGTACAACATTGGCCTGGGCGAACGGCGTGCGCAGGCGATCCGGCAGATCCTAATGATCCAGGGAGTGGCCACGGGTAAGATTACAACCGTCAGTTTTGGCGAGGAACGGCCTGCGCGGGAAGGCAGCAATGAAACCGCATATGCCGAGAACAGAAGGGTGGAGATCGTTTACTGATGGACAAGCGAATTCGCGGCTATGGCCCGGTCCTGGTGGCGCTGATGATCGGGGGATGTGCGACCACGCCCGGCGCGGACGACCCGGTGATGATCAAGCTGGGCCAGCTGGAAGCACGTCTCAACCGAATCGAGCAGGCCGTTCAGAACCAGGCAAGAATGGTTACTCAGGTTCAGGGTCTCGAGGGTGACATGAGAGAGCTGCGCGGTTCGGTGGAAAAAGTCCAGCATGATCTCGACGGCACCAGCCAGCGCCAGCGCAATCTTTATCTTGATGTCGATGGGCGGTTGCAAAAACTGGAAAGTTCCGCAAGCGCAACAGATGGCCGAAGCCGACGACCGGTTTTATCGTCGACAGCAAAGGTTACCACGCCACCCGTGATGAGCAGTCCAGGTCCGGATGATCAGGAAATCAGCGATCGTGACGCCTACCAGGCTGCTATAGCGTTACTTCGTGAAGGCCACTATCAAAAGGCGGCGGAAAAGTTCGAACAGTTTCTTGGCCAGTATCCGGATAGCCAGTTTTCCGACAATGCTCAATATTGGTATGCCGAGAGTTTCTACGTTACCCGAAAATTCTCCGAAGCGCTGGCGGCTTTCCAGAAAGTCATTGCGCAATACCCGGGATCGCAGAAGGTCCCGGACGCCCTGCTCAAGATCGGCTATTGCGATTACGAGCTCGGCTACTGGGATGCGGCCAGAGCGGCGTTGACCCGGGTAACCAGCGAATACGCGGATACCACCGCTGCACATCTGGCTCAACGGCGCCTGGAGCAAATGACCAGCGAAGGCAATTGACTCGAAAAACAAAGCAACATGCACGCCGATCTGTGATGGCTAGCCCAACAAGGGATGACCTGGCGCCGGATGCGCGCCTCCGGATAACGGAAATATTTTACTCACTGCAAGGCGAGGCGGACACGACCGGTGTGCCAACCGTGTTTATTCGCCTGACCGGTTGTCCGCTGCGTTGTCAATATTGTGACACTGCTTACGCATTTCACGGTGGCCGCTGGCTGGCCTTTGCTGTCATCCTGAAGAAAGTCAGGGAGTACGGTTGTCGATATGTCTGCGTCACTGGTGGGGAACCGCTGGCGCAAAAAAATTGCGCCGGTCTGTTGCGCGATTTGTGCGATAACAATTACCGGGTTTCGCTAGAAACCAGTGGAGCGGCGGACCTGTCAGTGGTCGACCCACGGGTGATCAAGGTGATGGATCTGAAAACGCCCGGTTCCGGCGAAGTGGATCGTAATCTTTGGAAAAATCTGGACTTGTTGTCGAAAGACGATCAAATCAAATTTGTGATCTGCAGCCGGAAGGATTTTGAGTGGGCCGGACTACAGGTCCGGCAACGGCATCTTGATAGTATTTGTACGGTCTGGTTTTCGCCCAGCTATGAGCAGATCAAGCCAGTGGATATCGCTGACTGGATTTTGCAGGAAAGATTGCCGGTACGTTTGCAATTGCAGTTGCACAAATATCTTTGGGGAACGGACCCGGGGCATTGAACAGCCAGGAAACAAGAAAAGCCGTTGTGCTGGTCTCCGGCGGGCTGGATTCTGCAACTACGCTCGCGATCGCGAAAGATCAGGGCTTTGACTGCTTTGCGCTGAGTTTCGACTACCGGCAGCGCCATCGCAGCGAACTGACTGCCGCTGCGAATATAGCGGAGTTTTTCGCAGTATCGGAACACCGGCTCATGGAGATCGACAGCGGCGGCCCCAGCGGTTCAGCGCTGACCGAAAAGGATATTCCAGTGCCTGAAACACCTCAGCAGGGCATACCGGTCACCTATGTTCCGGCGCGCAATACAGTTTTCCTGGCGCTGGCCTTGGGTTATGCCGAAGTGATCGGCTCCAGCGATATTTTTATCGGCGTCAATGCGGTGGATTATTCCGGGTATCCCGATTGCCGGCCCGAATTTATCGATGCGTTCGAAGTACTGTCCAATGTTGCGACCAAAGCGGCGGTACAAGGTCGGCGCATGCGGATACACACGCCGCTGATGGCGATGGATAAGTCCCGGATCATCAGGAAGGGGATCGAGCTGGGCATCGATTATTCGATGACCGTATCGTGTTACCAGGCGGACAGCCAGGGTCGGGCGTGCGGCGTTTGCGATTCCTGCCGCTTCCGCAGCGCGGGTTTTGCGGCGGCGGGAATTGCCGATCCGACAGTGTATGTCTGAAGGTTTCCCGGTCGCCGGAGACGCCTGGGTGAGCTTGCGATTTAGCGGCAAATCGGTATCATGCCGCCTCCTCGCAGCTTCTTTGCGCTGGGGCGTTAGCTCAGTTGGTAGAGCATCGGGCTTTTAACCCGCTGGTCATAGGTTCGAATCCTATACGCCCCACCATTTTCTTTAGGGCTTTGCATCAACTCAGCGGCGCCTGTACCCGACTCGGGTGTTTGCATAAACTGCAGCCAGCGAGCTTTGCTATATGAAAATTCATTGCCTGCAACATGTGGAGTATGAAGGGCCGGCCTGCATCCCCGACTGGGCCGCAGCACGCGGGTATCGCTGTTCGACGACCCGGCTGGACCTGCGGGAAGATCTTCCGGTGCTGGACGATTTCGATCTGCTGGTCGTCCTGGGCGGTCCGATGAGCGTTTATCGTGCAGACCGCTGGCCATGGATGGGTCAGGAAAGACGCCTGATTCGACTAGCGATTGATGGCGGCAAAGTCGTGCTGGGTATTTGCCTTGGCGCTCAGCTGATTGCCGCCGAACTGGGTGGCTTTGTCGAGGCCGGTGGAGAAAAAGAGATCGGCTGGTTCGATATCGAACTAACCAGCGAAGCAGGGCAGAGCCTGCTCGGCGGATTGCTGCCGGGCAGGCTGACCGCCTTTCACTGGCATGGTGACCGTTACCAGCGACCCCCGGGTGCGGTCAGGCTGGCTTACAGCGAGGCGTGTAATGAGCAGGCTTTCCAATACGGCGACCGCGTTCTGGGTTTACAATTTCACCTCGAGGCTACACCCGCCTGGGTGGACACGCTCGCCCGGCGTGACCAGGACCAGCTGGTAGCTGCAACCTACATCCAGACCAGGCAGCAAATGCTGTCGCCGGTCGAAAATTTTGCCCGCGCCAATGAGTTCATGAACCAAATCCTGGATCGGCTGGTCGATGTTGCGATCGGCACGACCCACGATCGAAGGGAGGAATACCAGTCGTGGTTTTGAAACGCAGCGTAGCCGTTGCCTACGCTCCAGCAGCGGTTGGCAATGTTGCGGTGGGCTTCGATTTACTGGGCCACGCGATCGAGGCGCCGGGTGACATTGTATCGGTTCGGCATGCGGATCACGACCGTGTTGTGATCGATGAGATCACCGGCGTTGCTGGCGAGTTGCCACTGCTGGCAGAGGAAAATTCAGCGGGCGCAGCACTGATTGCGATGCGGGAACGAATCGGTCTGGTCAGGGGTTTCTCGGTGAGAATCAAAAAAGGCATACCGTTGGGGTCCGGCATGGGGGGCTCGGGCGCGTCCGCCGTAGCCGCCGTTTTTGCTGCCAATGCCCTGCTTGATGAACCGCTGCCGACCGAGGATCTATTGCCATTTGCCCTGGCGGGGGAGGCTGCCGCCACGGGTGCGGCACCGATCGATAATGTCGCGCCACAGTTGCTGGGTGGCTTGCGTCTCGCGCACCCGGATGGTGGAACGCCGATCGCATTACCCGTTCCGCAGGATCTTCGATGTATTCTGGTTCATCCGGATTACAGCATCGAGACCCGCCAATCCAGGGCCAAATTGCGTGAAAATATTCCGCTGAGCCTGGTTACCCAACAAGCGGGTTTGCTGGCGGCGTTCGTTTCTGCGTGTCACCTGGGCGATATCGACTTGTTGTCGCGGTGTTTGCGTGATGTACTCATCGAACCACAGCGCTCACTGTGCATCCCCGGTTTTGCCGATGCACAGGAGGCGGCGATGAAAAATTCGGCGTTGGGGTGTTCGTTGTCGGGGAGCGG belongs to Pseudomonadota bacterium and includes:
- a CDS encoding cell envelope integrity protein TolA; the encoded protein is MFGFYREYRGALIKSVVLHLVMFGLLGVSLARSAAFTPPPPQITIKATVVDERRIQQEIAALEEAEQEVQRAADAKLAEARRQRQQEERRAKAAVDKRRQDRLNEQKRAAADQRRRDETEARAARELKALQEQRSVEQIRLARLRQEQEQAEEARRRAQADTEARLQAQIEADLKAELALEQSRLNAEEAGLLDLYKAMIEQKVRRNWIRPPSARAGVECTVNISQIPGGEVISVRIAECNADEATRRSIEAAVFKASPLPEPPDPNLFERNIIFIFKPEN
- the tolB gene encoding Tol-Pal system beta propeller repeat protein TolB, which produces MLGASLLAGFAASAQAQLTIEITAGVDQAMPIAVVPFEWRGGLARPPLDVSAVIAADLANSGRFDTMAPRDMLEKPVDEQGIDFEDWRLLGLEIIVVGRLLPQSDGNYVIQFEMFDLFKQKRLLGFRLPSTRTGLRAAAHRISDLIYERLTGIKGAFATRIAFITVQGQGPAKRYRLVVADADGSNHTIIVESPEPLMSPAWAPDGDRIAYVSFESGKSAIYIQELSTGERIRASGREGVNGAPAFSPDGRKLALTLSRDTGNLDIYVLNLANQVLTRITRNPAIDTEATWNADGSTIFFTSDRSGGPQIYKVEIDGGAKRRVTYEGNYNGRSRLAPDDKEMAVVHNDQGAFRIARVNPDNGNLLVLTDGQLDESPSFAPNGETIIYATRVDGRGVLATVSIDGRIHRRIAAQEGDVREPAWSPYPDF
- the pal gene encoding peptidoglycan-associated lipoprotein Pal is translated as MQAFKTIRISILLSLGMLLAACGGQSATRPGDLPDIGAQDAPGSSQSGMADQASGEFGEFGSVGGKPKELIIYFEYDKSEILGQYDNVLTRHALYLADNSQTRVRLEGHADERGTREYNIGLGERRAQAIRQILMIQGVATGKITTVSFGEERPAREGSNETAYAENRRVEIVY
- the ybgF gene encoding tol-pal system protein YbgF, encoding MDKRIRGYGPVLVALMIGGCATTPGADDPVMIKLGQLEARLNRIEQAVQNQARMVTQVQGLEGDMRELRGSVEKVQHDLDGTSQRQRNLYLDVDGRLQKLESSASATDGRSRRPVLSSTAKVTTPPVMSSPGPDDQEISDRDAYQAAIALLREGHYQKAAEKFEQFLGQYPDSQFSDNAQYWYAESFYVTRKFSEALAAFQKVIAQYPGSQKVPDALLKIGYCDYELGYWDAARAALTRVTSEYADTTAAHLAQRRLEQMTSEGN
- the queE gene encoding 7-carboxy-7-deazaguanine synthase QueE, giving the protein MASPTRDDLAPDARLRITEIFYSLQGEADTTGVPTVFIRLTGCPLRCQYCDTAYAFHGGRWLAFAVILKKVREYGCRYVCVTGGEPLAQKNCAGLLRDLCDNNYRVSLETSGAADLSVVDPRVIKVMDLKTPGSGEVDRNLWKNLDLLSKDDQIKFVICSRKDFEWAGLQVRQRHLDSICTVWFSPSYEQIKPVDIADWILQERLPVRLQLQLHKYLWGTDPGH
- the queC gene encoding 7-cyano-7-deazaguanine synthase QueC; its protein translation is MNSQETRKAVVLVSGGLDSATTLAIAKDQGFDCFALSFDYRQRHRSELTAAANIAEFFAVSEHRLMEIDSGGPSGSALTEKDIPVPETPQQGIPVTYVPARNTVFLALALGYAEVIGSSDIFIGVNAVDYSGYPDCRPEFIDAFEVLSNVATKAAVQGRRMRIHTPLMAMDKSRIIRKGIELGIDYSMTVSCYQADSQGRACGVCDSCRFRSAGFAAAGIADPTVYV
- a CDS encoding type 1 glutamine amidotransferase — its product is MKIHCLQHVEYEGPACIPDWAAARGYRCSTTRLDLREDLPVLDDFDLLVVLGGPMSVYRADRWPWMGQERRLIRLAIDGGKVVLGICLGAQLIAAELGGFVEAGGEKEIGWFDIELTSEAGQSLLGGLLPGRLTAFHWHGDRYQRPPGAVRLAYSEACNEQAFQYGDRVLGLQFHLEATPAWVDTLARRDQDQLVAATYIQTRQQMLSPVENFARANEFMNQILDRLVDVAIGTTHDRREEYQSWF
- a CDS encoding homoserine kinase; translation: MKRSVAVAYAPAAVGNVAVGFDLLGHAIEAPGDIVSVRHADHDRVVIDEITGVAGELPLLAEENSAGAALIAMRERIGLVRGFSVRIKKGIPLGSGMGGSGASAVAAVFAANALLDEPLPTEDLLPFALAGEAAATGAAPIDNVAPQLLGGLRLAHPDGGTPIALPVPQDLRCILVHPDYSIETRQSRAKLRENIPLSLVTQQAGLLAAFVSACHLGDIDLLSRCLRDVLIEPQRSLCIPGFADAQEAAMKNSALGCSLSGSGPSIFAWCRHSDAKTITAAIRSAFERSGLASSAYISAIDAPGVRLLENDNYL